ACCAGATCTTGCTCTCCACCTCTTCAACTTGCTCTCCAAATCTTCCAAATACACTTAAGACAACTATCCATTTTCTTTAATGGAAAACTTCATCTTAAAGTAACTCCCTTTTGCTTTATGGAAAATGTCCATATGTCTTCAAACATATATCCTCTTTCCTTTTCCAAGCTCAGAAAGTCCACGCAATCAAAAAACTCGAACTCCCATTCAGCTCCATCTTCATGATGCACGTCTGTACTACTTCATGTAGTACTTCACGAACTGATACAGAACATCTCAGCAAATTGCATCTTTATGATTTTGAGCGGATCTGGGTCAGTTTCTCTCTTGGAGGGTCCGCTGGAGTGGCTGAGCGTCGCTGCCTCCTATGTCTCTCTCCGTCTCCTCTTCCGGCTGCTAATGGTAAGAACTTCCCTCTCTCGTTCCGAGTTAAAAAGACTATATCGAAGCTTATTGTCGGGGACTTCTTTCTGGTTTGGTTCTTCGACAATCACCATGGCGCATAGTTAGGGTTTAGATATGTCTGGGGTTTGTGTCGACTCAGAGCTTTCGTGACGTTACTCTGCTATGTTCCTACTCCAATCGATGGATCTTTTCTCCTCTTCCGTCTGCTGATAGGAGCTTCTTGTTCCACCGCTTCTCAAGCTTCAGAAGGTTGGTAGCCGCTGTCCCCTGCCTCTCTTGATGTTCTGTAACCGGTCACTTTTTGTGCTCTGCTCGCGGGATGGGACCGGAATTCAGCCGTATAAACCTCCGCTTTCCATCTGCCAGTAATCCACCTGCGTTTCATCTGATGGTTCCTCCTCATCGGTTTGGATTCTCAGGAGTGCAGCTTGTCGTCTTCTTGAGCTAGCAGCGTCTGGAGTGGACTTCACTGGTTAGGAATGGCTGGACCAGGACTTGCCGACCCTGCTTCGCCTGTTCCACCATTGGAGTCGCCCTCTGGACGGTCTGCGGTCCCTCAGACTGTTCTCCGGTTGTGATCTCTTTGGACTCGTGTGGTTTTGATGCAGGTCTCGGCATCAATCTACTCGTTATGGTCTGATGTTAACTTAAAGGGTTGTCGATAGAATCATGATGTTAGTCGAGCTTTAATCACATCCATATGGCTGGGATTGAAACTTTGTTTGTCTTAGTGagttctttttagttttttttttgtggttttctAAGACACATTTGCTTTGAGTAGCGACTTAGATACTGTAGGTTTTGATTCTTCAAGCTGAATGTATCTTTCTGCATCATTATTgatttaatgaaaattcacatacttaacaaaaaaaaaaaaaatgaaacaaacagAAAAGTCAATATTCATGAGTAAGTCTATTAGTCTTACTCGGCTAGCTTCATCTTAGATATACatgatgtttttttgtttttttttttgttcaccagATATACATGATGTTTGAACATGCTATTTTTATAACAATAAGAAAACCCAAGTCAAAGTCAAGTCCGATTTTATCGCTTATTTACGAAAAATATGGTACGTACTCTCCTCATGTTTATACGGAAGGCTGATACTTGGCCAATCTTACAATCATACGTTTTGGATTCCGGGATTCAAACCCGCTACTTCAGTTttgtataattgtataaaaactATTTGTAAGAGCAACCTCAATGGTTACAACTTCATATTGAGTATCCAAACCAtaaagtaattttatttataatactgtttttattgatgaattaaattttaaacttaaaaacacAAACAATTGATCTATAGTTGACAACTGTCCATTGAGTTCCAAAAGCGAGTCATAAACATTGTGAAAGAAGAAACTTCATCTGACACATTCTTTATTCTGctatatttttagtaatataaTTTTAGCATACTCAAGACCTCTTGGTTGGAGGTGCTCTAAGAACCGTCTATGTGGATCCACATTTCAGCACACACTCTCAAGACTTAGTATTGAGGGTACCCCGATGGTACAAGTGAGTTTTACTGTTTTCTCCATTCTATCGCTCATTTATCTTCTAACAATTCGATCAGATAatcattttcttattaatatgTATTGTATTGTCGGTAAAATTAGCTTATTAGTTCATCTTACTTTGAATACTTTCattcattttcttattaatatgTATTGTATTGTCGGTAAAATTAGTATATTTTCTTgggtatttgagaatatttttaGCAGAACTAAGTGGTGGTACATTGGTAAtttgatgataatttttttaggaTTCAACATGTATCCATAGTTGTCTTGAGTTTGATTCTTGTTACGAACTAAATTATCATTACTTGACATACAGTCTAGACATGTCTAGACATAGACTATGACCCAAATGATTAATATGGTGGATTGTACCTATCCGTCCATTTCATGACATTAGTTGGAGTATTAACTCGAATCAGACAGTGTGGTATATTTTATAACACAAAGTATATTCTTCTTAAGGTTGATCGGATCAGCTAATATGGTATATAAAATAGccaaaaactctctctcttttcctGCGTTTTCTTCCTCCACCTCCCACAAGTAAAACCGTAGCCACTTCTGCTTCAGCCAACGGTGGTTGGCCTCCTGCCGCCGCCGTCGGCTGCCTTTTGTGTCTTCCTCCCTTTCCTTTCACTTTCTCACTTTCCTGTTTTCCCCGTGAAACTTATTAAACCCTGTTTTTTCGCCTTCGCCTTCTCGTCGGTTTGAAACGGCTGCATTGTTGTCTAGGGTGAGGTTGGAGCGTCGGTTTGTAGGTCGGTGGGAAGGTTCTGGCTGGTGGTTCGATGGTGATTAGGTTTCAGATCTGGGTCAGATCTAGGATTTCCGACGGATCCGTGGCAGCGATCCTTTCAACCAGAGGGTGTCCTCAGTGGAGGAGCATACTTCTTATGTGGTGGTGCGGAGTCGCTATCTGTGCTGCAAAGACTCCCACTAGATCGGCAAGGTTGTGGCACGCGTCCGAGCCTTTATCCAGAGTCTCCGATTTGTATCGGGCCGAGAAGTCTACTTATTGTGCATCCATGGAGGTCTCAAAGGGCGTTtgtggtttgtttgttttgttttgttttgtaggaTATCAACGTTGGGGTAGCAATGAAACTGTAGGAGTGGAGACGGTTTTGAGGATGGGCCTTTCTCCGTGGCTCGCGTCAAAAAAGTTTGTTTCAACTTAGTGATTCCGATGGGAAAGACATAATAGACAACATTTACAGGGTGATCTAGTTTTGTTTTGTGGGTGACTTGTTCTCTTGATTCCCATTGTCTTGTACTTGTATTTTTTCagtagtttttatttgtttgctgCTACTAgttctttttgtaatttatgTCACAAAtcataaatgataataaagttTTAACATGTTTACCAAAGAAAAAggtatataaaagaaaaatgatatttttagtaGGACTGAATAAGGTTTTCTTCTTTATGATAGTTATAACATAAAAGGATtaacaaattttcaaaagatacttatgattttttttcaatatacaaACTTTTGAGtgtattaaataaatattttatattaacaaaGCATCTATGTAAACAAGTTGTATATGCTTGCACGTTTCCCTCAAATAATAAGAGGGGCAATTTCGTGTATATATCCACCCCATCGGTAGGTGGGTCCTGTTGGCAAAGCGGCTCAACAACGCTATTATGTTGCCGGAATCGCAacctctttttaaaaaaatacctaTTTTTAATCTATCCTCCAATAATAACACGCCACGTAATCCTCTCTGTCACCGATTGAATAAGGACGACAGAAGCTGTCGGAGACGTTTCATTCCCCCGACGCTTAGTGGCAATCTCGTAGATACATTCGTAATCGGTGGGCGTTCCATTCATGCGTGCGCTTATAATAAAAAGTCCACCGCGAAAGAACCCAAAAACTCAACTCATCTCATAATTATTCTCTCggaagaagaaaccaaaaccCATTTTTGTTACCTCTTCCCTCAATCCATaagtcaaaaaacaaaaagcttTTGAGAACTGGTAAAGctcttccctttttttttttttttttttttttttttttgtattaatgATCAATCAGAGAATTTGATTTAGGTACTGCTTATCGCATCTTTGCTGGTTCTGTGGTTAGATATGTTTTTGagaatttgattgattttgtatgtgtttatttatttttctactttATGAAGGTTGGAGGAGATGGGCTCTGAAGGACCAAAAGCTGTTACGATTCACGTGACTGGTTTCAAGAGGTTTCTTGGTGTTTCCGAGAACCCTACTGAGAAAATCGCTAATAATCTGAAATCGTATGTGGAGAAACGAGGGTTGCCTTCTTGGTTGAGTCTTGGTAGCTGCACTGTTCTTGAGACTGCTGGGGAAGGTGCAAAGTCTCAGCTTTATCAGGTTTTGGAGTCCAGTGTTGCTGTCTCTGGAGATAAGAACAGCAACGGAACTGTTGTTTGGGTAAGAGAACTCTTGTTAATTTCTTGATGATTGCCGATCATTCCTTGAAGTCATCaacttaaacaaatttgatgACTGTAGACTGTGGTTCAAGTGTGATTGTGCTTTGTATTGACTTTTTCTATTCATGGCTCTTGATTGTTGCTTACTCTTAGTTGAAAGCTCCCCTTGTGTTAACGCCTTGTGCTTCTAACTAGATGTGTGTTTGGAGCTCAAGATTGTTAAGGTCTCTCACAaaagtttatattttgaattataaCTTGGAAATGAAAAAAGGTTGTTTTAGTATTGTGATTAAGTGTTCTTCTGATGGTTTAAAGACATGCATCTTCtcttggttgttgttgttgtgctGCTTCAGCTTCATCTTGGAGTGAATAGCGGAGCGGAAAAATTCGCAATTGAAAGACAAGCAGTGAACGAAGCTCATTTCCGTTGCCCTGATCAATTAGGCTGGCAACCACAGGTACAACGATTCACATACCATTAACTACTAAGAAACATATTCAAATCCAACAAGATACTAACTGATTACATTTCTTCACCACAGAGGATTCCCATAGTTTTTGATGATGGAAGCATTTTAAAGGCCAAAGAGGTATATAAAATCATACACACACTTCAACCACAAGACTCACCTTTTTCTTTCTTGCAACAttctaatgtgttttttttttttttttttggtgtcgTTTCAGACAACATGTTCAACAGAGTCGATTTTCAAGCTACTGCAGAACAAAGGCTTCAACGTTGTTCAATCAGACGACGCTGGACGTTTTGTGTGCAACTATGTCTACTATCACTCTCTGAGATTCGCTGAGCAAAAGGGACACAAGTCACTCTTCGTCCACGTTCCTTTGTTCTCCAAAATTGATGAAGATACTCAGATGCAGTTCGTGCTCTCTCTCTTGGAGGCAATTGCAGCTACTTGCTAGTGTACTATGCCAATGtgtaagtataatatatatccCATCTACGAAGCATTGTGTTCTTTTGTTGGGGAGAGGGAGGGGGAGTGTGGTGGCATTGTAGCttgtgataaaataaaaaatgactaTTGCTTTTGGTTCTGAAACTTTCTGGGTCATGTAAAGCACACGATTAGGAAAGAATGAGCCTCTTTTGTGATCGTCtctgtaataaataaataatcttaattcaaaaatgtcaaagtttggatttttatgttatttcttgTTTTTGCTGCCCATTATACaaatttttatcatttattcttattatattactcactccgttttttaatataaatcgttttaaaattgtgcacatagattaaaaaatcattaattttttatattttctaaacaaaaacatcattaattatttacctagacacaaatcaaccaataataaaatagaaggtatattatcattgcgtcatataacattaagtgttaatatattttacatagaaaaccgaaaacttcatataatttagaacataaaaatttctttaaaaagagttatattaaaaaacggagagagtataaaCTAGAGTTTGAAGTGCgggtattttttattttataaattataaatatatgatttacatattaattttgaacaaaagaaaataatttacatagtagtgttatatattgtgtaactctttaacgttataatttttttattgagtatttttatttgacatgattaatatataatgatttttttatacattttactttgttattgattgttattacatattaaaatatttcgatttgttataacaaattcataatatgaaataatcaaatagatagCCTcgttcataatattttttttgggacaAATAATatgtcttttttaatttttacagtttgtgtataatatatttttaaaattattttagttatgctatagaaattatattttaaggataatttatatttttatgttgtattttaaaagtATACCTTAGTAACTATCACTTTAGTATATTACATGATTCgattagtaaattttataaataatagcATCTATCGTATTATTTAAGTAAAATTTATCGATATAGAATAATTTTTGGATGTTATGGTATTCAGTTTTCTGATTTCTTTGTTACgaaataaagattttaaaatattaaaatattttaattttagaatatatttttttttgtgttggaTTTCGAAAATATTCTTTAACATCAATGGTTTTATCTTTTGTATTAATTTGGAATATTATTATTTCAAGTTTAGAATAtgtattttcaaaattgtatatttgGTCAAGAgaaattagtaaaattatataactttttgagtttggaagattatatgacttattttttttcattgctAAACTAATGGATTATtgtataaaagtttttttgaaaTTCTTGGTAAGATTCATTATATCTTTCTCAACaggttttattataattaaaaatcaatacTATCCTctccatattaaaaaaaaacattacaacattttaactatgacacatgtcatcactagaatgttCTTAGTTTctctaagaaaaatatattaatccactaaacatatattatataattctcattaaactaaccataaaattaattaacaatctaTAAttaatactttatattttttacttaaataaaaactacggaattatcaaaaacgaatataaaatatatttgataactAGTGATTTTAAAAGtcaagatttgataacaatttacatATCCTCCCTTATTTTctgtttaattatattattaaaataaattatacaatcatgttaatcatataataaataaattagtttataaattattaaaaatattaattgtttaaatttttaaatctccCACACTAAAAGTTTTGTTattaatggtttaatttttttcaataaaaaatataaaagatcatAAAATACTATGATTAgaaagtttcatttaatagatagtcatattaaaaatatactatatgtatatgttaatattatttatatttaattacatGCAATACAAAATAGAGAAAAtcattgtttaaatttatttaccaaaatgattgtaaataaaaaaaatgttatttctttattatatgtactagattttgatccgcgctttcaaagcgcgaaCATTTTCTACtgataattttgataaaatatgcaTGAATTCATaacttattataaaaaaaaaagttgttttaaGTTTCAAGCAGTGCCTTCATATCCCGCCTAGATCTGTTGTCGAACAAAAATCCCCGACGATTCGTATATAATCCGTATATAGCATAtgttaacatatataatttgtgtatattataaattttctaaatttatatgaaggtttgtataaatatacatatataagaatcaaaataatataatttttttgtttagacCTGTGTtccattaatttaaaatgatttttaatgtcTTAAGCatgtatatagtttttaatgacaaaaatatgtttgacaatatttttcttcaaatataatttttttctcacaAATTCTCCAAAATTTTCTTGATGTGTTTAGTTAAAGGATTTTATACAAATTAATAGATTTTGTATTgagatatttttttacatattctGGTATTTCtaacatatttataataataattatgcatactaaatttttattttcaaacattgtaaaattaataatttttattattattttttttaaaaaaaatatatatagtgtttAGTTTAGTGTtatcaaaaactttaaattggaaactatattatataaaaagttatagtgaatatgtttttaaaaaattgctgTAAATCATTTTTAGGATAATAAATATAGTGTTaagttttaaaaaggaaacaataaaagagagaaaatttaattaatttaattggaTTTTAAGTTTTGggatattttctaaattaattggtTCATATTAATTAGTTAAGATATGCATAAATTTAGGAGTGAAATTGTCTTGTAAGTAACTCTAAAAATTAAGGGCAAAATTCTATTAGGTATTTTGCTTTAATAGTCTAGATTTTTGTCAATTCAAATATACTAGATCCtttctccgcgctacgcgcggctaatatatttaaatttgttacatttatcatttttatttgtatgtgaatttttgtatattaaattatatataactaatttttaaatttgattttttaatatctttattttgaagtaagtat
This region of Brassica napus cultivar Da-Ae chromosome C5, Da-Ae, whole genome shotgun sequence genomic DNA includes:
- the LOC106402193 gene encoding pyrrolidone-carboxylate peptidase, translated to MGSEGPKAVTIHVTGFKRFLGVSENPTEKIANNLKSYVEKRGLPSWLSLGSCTVLETAGEGAKSQLYQVLESSVAVSGDKNSNGTVVWLHLGVNSGAEKFAIERQAVNEAHFRCPDQLGWQPQRIPIVFDDGSILKAKETTCSTESIFKLLQNKGFNVVQSDDAGRFVCNYVYYHSLRFAEQKGHKSLFVHVPLFSKIDEDTQMQFVLSLLEAIAATC